From Brochothrix thermosphacta DSM 20171 = FSL F6-1036, a single genomic window includes:
- the fni gene encoding type 2 isopentenyl-diphosphate Delta-isomerase, which translates to MDANIERQRRKDEHVYFAVAQHQTKTTSQFDELELINDAVPMLNLADVDLSGEVAGLEFEIPLYINAMTGGSPHTGKLNGQLAEVAAATGLMMAVGSMHAAIREPELASTYSIVREKHPNGVLFANISADLTPEQAQKAVDILQADALQIHVNVAQELVMKEGSREFDHWLDNIAAIKEQVDVPIIVKEVGFGLARKTIMRLRDINVDIIDLAGKGGTDFARIENARRRDGKWDYFNDWGQTTAQSLIAIQSPNYVNMPYFASGGVRHPLDAIKCLALGAEAVGIAGVILAYLKEHDVEETIEWVETWKEQMKMIAVMVNAKNLSKLRKVPVITYGRLKEWGELRGVKLEQLAQRLM; encoded by the coding sequence ATGGATGCAAATATAGAACGTCAACGCCGTAAAGACGAACACGTTTATTTTGCGGTTGCTCAGCATCAAACAAAAACGACATCGCAGTTTGATGAATTGGAATTAATCAATGACGCGGTACCAATGCTTAACCTAGCAGACGTTGATTTATCAGGGGAAGTCGCTGGCTTAGAATTTGAAATACCGTTATATATCAATGCGATGACTGGTGGTAGCCCACATACGGGAAAATTAAATGGCCAACTTGCTGAAGTAGCAGCAGCAACAGGTTTAATGATGGCTGTGGGCTCAATGCATGCAGCGATTCGTGAGCCAGAACTAGCATCAACGTATTCGATTGTGCGTGAAAAACATCCGAATGGTGTACTGTTTGCTAATATTAGTGCTGATTTAACACCCGAGCAGGCTCAAAAAGCCGTTGATATTTTACAAGCAGATGCATTACAAATCCATGTGAATGTGGCACAAGAATTAGTGATGAAAGAAGGATCACGTGAGTTCGATCATTGGCTTGATAATATTGCAGCAATTAAAGAGCAAGTGGATGTCCCGATTATTGTCAAAGAAGTAGGTTTTGGGTTAGCACGTAAAACAATTATGCGTTTGCGTGATATCAACGTCGACATTATTGATTTAGCTGGAAAAGGCGGCACTGATTTTGCACGTATTGAAAATGCTCGTCGTCGTGATGGCAAGTGGGATTACTTCAATGACTGGGGTCAAACAACAGCCCAATCTTTAATTGCAATCCAATCACCCAACTATGTAAATATGCCTTACTTTGCTTCAGGGGGTGTGCGTCATCCGTTAGATGCAATTAAATGTTTAGCATTAGGCGCTGAAGCAGTTGGAATTGCGGGTGTAATTTTAGCTTACTTAAAAGAACATGATGTGGAAGAAACCATTGAATGGGTTGAAACATGGAAAGAGCAAATGAAGATGATTGCTGTAATGGTTAACGCTAAAAATCTTTCTAAATTACGTAAAGTTCCTGTAATAACATATGGACGACTTAAAGAATGGGGCGAATTACGTGGAGTTAAGTTGGAACAACTCGCCCAACGATTAATGTAA